A single Drosophila miranda strain MSH22 chromosome XR, D.miranda_PacBio2.1, whole genome shotgun sequence DNA region contains:
- the LOC117186095 gene encoding proteoglycan 4-like produces the protein MGDTQSRRQAYQVEREEQRASRSRSPELQLLASPLVSTAGSMGPTVSPVVSPGYTEAESDLELREEPRTSNSKEPRTSKREGPRTSKREEPHTGKREEHRTSRREESRTGKREEPRTSRREETRTSRHEEPRTDKREKPHPSKREERPEGGRRGRTETRKEEPSERASKRASTRSTRTAKEEESSARTRGRSTARRGDQRPTDPQVEEPQPTPAETAVKEPQTTPTETAVKEPQARQADIAEDNAAAEARRLAEWHRRFALAAAAEERRQRRVWEDALTLAKRLKATQEAEKAAQEAEAERHERDPRHGWERQVIGANVMLFTDFKLIAGDRSIYEED, from the exons ATGGGTGATACACAAAGTCGGCGGCAGGCGTACCAGGTCGAGCGCGAGGAGCAAAGGGCGAGTAGGAGTAGGTCCCCGGAGCTACAGTTGTTGGCCTCACCGCTAGTGTCAACCGCGGGATCCATGGGACCGACGGTGTCCCCCGTGGTATCGCCGGGGTACACCGAGGCGGAAAGTGACCTAGAATTG cgcgaggagccccggacCAGCAATAGCAAGGAGCCCCGCACCAGCAAGCGCGAGGGGCCCCGCAccagcaagcgcgaggagccccacaccggcaagcgcgaggagcaccGGACCAGCAGACGCGAGGAGTCCCGCACcggcaagcgcgaggagccccggacCAGCAGGCGCGAGGAGACCCGGACCAGCAGGCACGAAGAGCCCCGCACCGACAAGCGCGAGAAGCCCCACCccagcaagcgcgaggagcggCCTGAGGGAGGAAGGAGGGGGCGCACGGAGACGCGGAAGGAGGAGCCCAGTGAGCGGGCCTCGAAGCGGGCGTCCACGCGTTCGACGCGTACGGCCAAGGAAGAGGAGTCGTCGGCACGCACAAGGGGGAGGTCGACGGCGCGGCGAGGGGATCAGCGGCCGACAGACCCACAGGTCGAGGAGCCGCAGCCAACGCCGGCCGAAACCGCGGTCAAAGAGCCGCAGACAACGCCGACCGAGACCGCGGTCAAAGAGCCGCAGGCAAGGCAGGCCGACATCGCGGAAGATAACGCGGCCGCTGAGGCACGACGCCTCGCGGAATGGCACCGGCGGTTCGCGCTGGCCGCGGCGGCGGAGGAGCGGAGGCAACGGCGTGTATGGGAGGACGCCTTGACGCTGGCAAAGAGGCTGAAGGCCACGCAGGAGGCTGAAAAGGCGGCGCAAGAAGCGGAGGCGGAGCGCCACGAGCGAGAC CCTCGTCATGGCTGGGAGAGGCAGGTGATCGGAGCTAATGTCATGCTCTTCACGGATTTTAAGCTGATTGCTGGGGATAGATCGATATATGAAGAAGACTAG